The nucleotide sequence CGATGGAGGCGACCAGGACCGTGCCCGGGTCGAGCTTGCGGGCGCCGCCCTGTACCAGCAGGCCCGTCGGCGCGGCCACCGGGCCGCTCAGCCCGGCACCCACCATGCTCACGCCCTGCCCGGAGCTGACGGCCTCGTCCAGGCCAAGCGTGGCGCCCAGGAGCGTCCCGTCGATGGCCCACACGAGCCCGGAGGCGCTGAGCTTGCCGGCCCGGCCCAGGCTCGGCGACTCCACCTCGTCCACGGTCGCGATGCCGACCGCTCCCCGCGGCAGCACCAGCGCCCCGTCCACGCGGAGATCGTCCATCACCACGAAGTGCACCCTCTGCCCCACGGAGCTGGCGCTCCCCCGCTCGTTGCTGAGGGTCCCGAGCAACTGTACCCGGACGTTGCCCGTGTTGCGGGCGATCTTGACGACCTTGGTCTGGATGGGTGTCGGCGCCGTGCCGCCCCAGACCTCACGGCCCAGCCTGTCGACCCGGTCGAGGATGCCGCCCGGCTGCTCTTTGCCGTAGAGCAGGGTTTCGAGCCAGGCGACCCGCTCTTGTAGCGACTTGAGCGGGGGCTCTGCCGGCGACTTCGGCAGATCCACGCTCTTGTTGCGGCTGGCCAGCTCCCACTCGTACAACGCCTGGTTGATGGTCCACTCCACCGCCAGCTCCTTGCTGAAGACCGATCGGTTGGGGTCGCCCAGGCTCACCACCTGCAGGAGCTGGTCGACCCGCCCGACCAGGCTCGGGCTGACCTTCTGCTGCCAGTCAGCCCCGTACAAGAGCGTGGTCACCGCGTCCACCTGGTCGCGCAAGCCCGTACCTGCCGGGGGCTCTTTGCCCGTGACGGCCGCATAGATGCGCTGGATCTTCTGGCTCAGGGGCACGCCCGTCACCGCCGCGCGCGCCCCGCCGGCCCACCCCACCGCCAGCAATACCCCGACCAAGACCACGAGACCCGCTGCCACCGAGCCCGTCCGTCGGCTCCTCATCTCAGCCAAGCCCTCCTCTTGCCTCCCCGAAGGGGGGTCGTAGACCCTCAAAACCGCAGGTTGAACTGGGCGCTGGCGGCGTTGGAACGCCGGTCTCCCGGCGGATCACCGAAGTCGATGAGCTTGTACCCGAGCAGCACGCTTGCATACGGCGTGAGCGTATAGCTCATGGCCGCGCTCGCCTCCAGGGAAGGTGGCATCGACGCGTACGCGTCGCGCTCGCCCGCCCACGTGACTCCCATGCTCAGCCTGGTCCGGTCCGCGCCCCACCCGACAGAGACCGTAGCCCGGCGCCCTTTGACCAGGTCTTCCACCGAAATCAGCTCGTAGTCCGCCTGCACCATGCCGCCCGGGAGCGACCCGATGCGGATCCCCACCGAACGCAAGAGCTGCGGCGCGGGATCCGCCTGATCGGGCGAAGTGGCCGGCCGGCGCTCGCCGGCTCCGGCCCGCAGCTGGACGTCTCCCATCTGGATCGTTGCGTCCACGCCGACCTCGGAGCCCGGCTGGACCTGCCCGAGGGCACTCTGGAAACCCGGCTCGACCTTGCCGACGCTGGCGCCCAGGCGCACATCGCCCAGGCGCAGCGTGGCGCCGACCCGCATGGCTGCGGAGACGAGCGGCATGGCCCACAGGTTTTGCGCGTACTCGCCGGAGATGGACAACCACGGGAGGGGAGAGTACCGGCCCATCAGGGAGGTGACGGTCTGCCCCTTCTCCAGCCCCAGCAGCTCGTCCGGCTCCGAGCCTGCCCGCACGAGCGCGGCCCCCACCACGATCTCACGGCTGAGCACGAGGCTGCCATCCAGGACGGCGATCGTGCTGGCCTTCGTCTCGCCGGCGGGGGAGGGAACCAGGCCATCCGTGGCCTCCCGGGCCACCATGAGGCTCGTGCGCCCCCCGTTGCCCAAAAGACGAGCTTCGATGCCCTGGAGGCTGAGGGTCCCGTCGTCGTCGCGCAGCGCGTAAGACTGGCCCAAGGGCGATGGGATAGGCCCGACCCGGGCCCACAGCCACTGGTCCCCACCTCGCATCAGGACCGCGCCGTAGCCCTCCGCAGCTCCGTCCTTGGGGTTGACGCTCAGCCTGGCGTCCGCGTCCCACCTGCCGGGAGCCGTGGACCCGAGGCTCAGTCGGTACGAAGGGGTCACGCTGACAACGGGCTCCGGCCGGGAGACCGGAGTGGAGGTGCCGCCGGCCGGCGTGGGCTCCAGCAGAGGCTTTCCTGCCGCGGCCACGTCCGGAGCTGCCGGATCGACCGTCACCGGAGCGAGCGCGGACCCGGACTCCGCTCTGCCCGACCCGCCCTCGCTCGCGGGAGCAGCGGGACGCCCGGCCGCAGGTCCCTTGGTCGTCGTTTGCTGGATCATCCACGCGGCTCCCGGGCTGACGGTGAGGGGACGGGCAGCGACCGCACCCTCGGGGAGCCGGCCATCCTGCCCTGGGATGGCATACCCCAGCACCATCAACTCGGGCGCCAGCTCCTGGCCCAACCGGGCCAACACGTCGGCCAGCGCGACCTCTTGCCCGGAGTCGACCCCTGCCTTGTCGAGCAACCCCCGCGGATCCAGCACGGTGAACGAACCGGCCGGCCCCTGGGTCTGCGGCCGGGCCAGGCCGAAACGGCGGAACGCGTCGACCACCAGCATGGCCGCCTCATACCGGCTGATGGTCCGCTCCTGGTCGAACAGGCCCGGGCTGTACTCTACCACGAGCCCCGAGCGGATCAGGCTCTCGAGGGCCGAATAGACCCAGTGGCCGGCCGGCACCTCGGCCAGCGGCCCGTAGACCGCCACCCCGGGCCAGGCCGTCGTGGAAGGCGCGCTCGCAAGAGCCACTCCTGCCCCGCCCGCCGGCGCGGCAGGGAGGACTCCCACCGACGAGAGAAGGAGCCACGCACAGGCCACGCGCCGAGCCACGCCGTGCACGACGGGTCTCATTTCCCTCCCCGAACCTCAAGGGCTGAGTTCGTGGTACGGGGCGCCGACCCTTCGACCGGCGGCGCCCTTATTCCTGGAATTTCTCGCGCAGGAACCGTTCGGCCAGGATGACCGCCGTCCAGTCGTCCACCGGCTCCGGCGGGGTGCGCATCCCTATCGGGACGAGTCTCCACAGGCCCCGGGGAGGGTGGGCCTGGAAATACCGGCGCCTGGCCAGCTCCGACGTGTGGGCCTCTTCCACCACCTCGACCCCGCCCAACCGGCCCACGGAGGGGAGTTGCTCCAGGCGGCGGCGCACCTCCCGCGCGCCCGTCCGGTTGCCCAGCACGACGGCAGCGGGGGCGAACTGCTCGATGAGTGCCCCTACCCGGGCTTCGACCTCGCCCGACGCTACGATCTCCTTGTGGAGCACCACCCCGTCTTCCCGGACGGCCGCCACCCCGCACTTGGCCCTTCCCGGGTCGACTGCCAGCACGACCCTCACGACACGCTCCCCGACATCGCCCGGGCTCCTTCTCCCGGCCACCGTATCACCTGCAACTCCAGCAGCCAGCGGGCCTGCACGCCTCCGGCCCCGTCCCAGTCGAGCCGGAGCCGCGCCGCGCTCCCTTTCCCCGTCCATCCCAGCGGTACCCGCGCCTCGAGGGACCACCGGGTCTGCGCGCTCCTGTCGCTCTCGCCGGCCGCAGGCCACGCCCGCTCTACCGTGCCTGCGAGCGAGGCAGGGACGAACCCCGGCTGCCAACCCAACGCGGCCAAAACGAACGGGCCCGGCCCTGGTATTTCGACCAGAGGCGAAATCGGCCTCGCCCCGCTCGGGCCAGGCCGGGACTCTCCCACGCCCGCCCGGACCAGAACCTCCACACCGGGCACGAGCGACCGGCGCCAGGCAACAAAGTGGCGTACCGCTACACGGATTCGAGACGACCCTGTCATTTCCAGCCGGCTGCCCAGGGCCATGCTCGCGTCGAGAAGAGGCCCGCCTCGCCACTCGAGGTGGGCCGCCATCGCCGTCTCGGGCGCTTCTCCTGCCCTGCCTCCCGCCGTCCAACCGACGAAGCCGTCCGCCCACCGGCCGGGCAAGAAAACCCGCAGGCCGGCGCTGACGCCGGACCCTGCCAGTCTCTCGCTCCTCAAATCGGACGCATATCCTGCCAGCACCGCAAGCGAGCGGGCATCCTCCTGTGCGGCTGCCAGCATGCCGTCGAGCCTCTGCTCCGCGCCGGCGACCCGCATCCGCAACTGCTCCGCTGTGCCGGCAGATACGCGCAGGGTCTCGTGCGTCTCCTGGAGGGTCGCATCGAGTCCCCGTACATGCGATTCTAGCGCCTCGAGCCGCGAGGCGAGCCCTCGTTCCCGATGGGTGAGCATGGCATCCACCCGGCCGGCCACCACCGCTTCGATGGCCGCGCGGATCTCGTCCGTTACCTCGAAGGGCCGCTCGACCTCCACCCGCTCGACGACCTGCGGCTGCTTTTCCACGATGACCCGTTCGACGATGGGGGGCGACGAGATGCGCACTTCCTCCTGCAGCGCCGCTCGGAGCCGGTCGAACATCCGCGACGCCATCACCGCGGCCTCGTAACGGGTGAGCGCTCGGGAGCCGCCAAACGTCCCGTCGGGGTACCCCTCTGCCACGCCTGCCGCCGCCAGACGGCTGATGGCTTCGCAGGCCCAGTGACCCTCCGGGACGTCGACGAACTCCCCACCCTCCGCCGCCCATGCGCTCCCGGCGGCCACCGACACTAACGCCGCCAGACCGGCCGCCGCGGCCGCCGCTCTTGCTCCTATCCCTCGCCGGCCGCCGGAAGGGGATAGATTTACTAACGCCCTCGTCACGAAAAAAGCCCTCCTTCGGGCCCGATGGCGGCCCGGCCAGGCCGGGCCGCCATCGGCACAGGGCTCATGGCTCCCCTACTTGACGACGATACCCGCCACCGCGAGCAACCCCACGATGACCAGCGCGACGGTCAGGCGCTGGTTGGCCGTGCGAAGCGCCTGTACTTCCTTGCTGACGGAGGCCAGCTCGCCCTGCGCGACCGCCTGCTGCTCCAGGTTGGTCACCCGCTGGCTCAGCTCCGCGATGGAGCCGCTGAGCTCCTCCACGCGCCGATCCAGCACCGCCCGGATGGCGTCGACGTCCCCCCGCAGCGCGGCCACGTCAACGTCGAGGCCCTGGAGGCCGAGCACCGGCCCGACCTTCTCCTGGATCGCCGCATCGATGGCGTCGCTGACCTCCTTGCTCTTGGCCACGTCGGCCGCCAGTCCCTGCAGCCGCTCCGGCGAGAGCTGTTGCTGCACCTGATCCGCGACGACCGCCGCGATGGCGGCCCGGACTTCATCGGTCACCTCGAAGGGCCGCTCCACGACCACCCGCTCCGTCACCTGCGGTTGTTTCTCCACCACGACGCGCTCGACGGTCTTGGGCTCGGCTGCCGCCAGCTTCTCCTGGACCATCCGGTCCAGATCCTGTGCCAGAGCCTCACGGGCTGCCATGATGCTCTGCTGGATCTCGGCGGTCGCCCTCGCCATCACCCGCTGGCTCACGTCGCCGGCCACCTGAGCCGACAGCCCCTGGACCTCGCCCGCTACGTCTTGCTTGATCACGTTTTCGAGCCGGCCCAACATCCGGGAGAAAATCATAGCCGCCTCATACCGGGTCAGCGTCCGGGAACCCCCGAACGTGCCGTCCGGATAGCCCTCCACCAGACCCGCCGCTGCCAGGTTGCTGATGGCCTCATAGGCCCAGTGGCCCTCCGGTACGTCGACGAAGCTCCCGCCCTCCGCCGCCCAGGCGGCCGGTGCCCCTACCGCCAGCACTACCACCGCCAGCACGATCGTCAGGGCCCTTCGCACCATGTCGACCTGCAACCCCCTCCGTTGCGGAAATGGCTCGGCCCCAAGACTCAACGCCGGGCTGCCAGCCCCTCCCCTGATCCGGCCCGAAGGTAGGCCGCCTGCGGCCGGCGGCACCTAGTGGGACAAATGCCAAGCCACGACATTAGCTGGATTCTGCGGACCCCAGCCAGGTCCTGCTATCGGCGGTGAGCTCCTGCCACTTTCGCCAGCAACAGGGGTGCCAATTCCTGCCGTCGTAGCGGTTTGGGTCGAACTCGCCGGCAGGCGCGGCCGGATGCGGGAGGATGCCGGATGAGACGGCCCGGCGTGACGCCGGGCACGCGCGGCGGGGCCGTTACGAGCCCGAAGCCCCGCCGGGCAGCACCTCGAGGTGGATGACCAGGGGGCCTTCGGTGTTGTACGTGTCACGCACCGCAATCGCCCGTACCGTCGCCGGCCGGTTGAGCTGCTGCAGCTGTGCGACCACCCGGACGAACTCGTCGGCACTCACGAGCTTGCCCACCGTCCCATCGGGACCGGTGACCATGGAGCCGTAGCGGATCGCCACCTCGTTGGCCTGCCGCAAGAGCTCCAGCACCTGGTCCTCGATCCGCCCCTCGGACGGGTCGACGCGGCCCTCGGTCACCGTCTGGCCGGCCCGGAAGGCCAGGCTCCGGGGCACCAGCTCGATATGCACCACCACGGGCTCGCCGGCCAGAGTGTTGCGGTCCACCCTCGCCCGCACCACCCAGGTGCCGCGGCCGGAGGCCAAGAGTTGCACCCCGTCGTCGAACTCCTTGGGCAACAGCCGCACGATGCCCCCGGAGGCGGCGGCCGTGCCGTCGCTGCTCTTCCCGTCGGACGGAGGGATGCCCGCCCGGGCCTGCGCCGCTGCCTCCACGCGCTTGAGGAAGTCGAGGAGCTGAGCCTCGGCGGCTTTCGCGTCGCCCTGGGACGTCAGGACGGCGGAAAGCAGGATCTCGTCGCGGCGGAAGACCACGTTGCCGTACTGCAGCCGCTGGGCGGTGTTCCACAGCGCCAGGATGGCCTCGCTCAGCTGCTGTTCCGTTTGTTCCAGCGAGGCAACCTGCTGCTGCAGCTCCTGCACCCGCCCCGCCAGCGTCTCGCCCAGCTGTTCCAACTGGCGCACCCGCGCGGTCTGGAACGAGAGGTTCTTGCGAGTCTCCTCGAGGCGCTCTTGGGCCGTCTCCAGCTCGGAACGGCTGCGCTGCAGGTCAGACTGGACCTGCGCCAGCACGGCGCGCGCCGCCGCCAGCTCCTGTTCGGCCCTGCGTTGCTCCTCGAAGGCCGCATCCCGCTGGCGCACTGCAGCGTCGCGGGCCTTGGTCGCCTCGACCAGGGCGGCCTGGCGCTCGTCCAGCTGCTGCTGCAGGGCCCGGAGGTGGGACCGGTTTTGGGCCAGCATGCGCTGAATCTCGTCGATGCGGAAGATGGCCGTCCGTACCTCGCCCGAGACGGCCGCGAGGATGCCGAGGGAGGCGCCGGCGATGATGATGCCGGTCAGCACCGTCACGACGACGGAGGTGTGGCGGGGCCGCAGGCCGAACAGGGTCAACCGGCGCCGGCCCACGCGCCGGCCCACCCGGTCGCCGATGAACGCGATGACCCCTGCCATCGCCAGCAGCGACGCGACCAGGGCCACGCTGTACATCGGGCTCGCCTCCCTCCACTCCCGCCCCGGGCTCTCCTACCATCCCGGGGCGCCTTGCGCCCTGCGCGGCGCTCCGCAGGGCAACGGCCCCGCTACAGCTGGAAGTCGTCGCCAAAATAGTACCGGCGAGCGGCGGCATCCCTTGCGATCGACTCGGACGGGCCCGACGCCAGGATCCGTCCCTGGTGGATGATGTACGCCCGATCCGTGATGGCCAGGGTCTCCCGCACGTTGTGGTCGGTGATCAGCACCCCGATGCCCTGCTCCACCAGGGTGCGGATGATGCGCTGCAAGTCGGCGACGGCAATGGGGTCGACGCCGGTGAAGGGCTCGTCCAGTAACAAGAAGCGAGGCTCCAGGGCAAGCGCCCTCGCCACCTCGGCCCGGCGGCGCTCGCCTCCTGAAAGGCTCGCCGCCCGCGACTTCGCCAGCGAGACCAGCCCGAACTGCTCCAACAGCCGCCGCGCCACCTGCCGGCGCTCCCCGGCCGGCATGCGCCGCAGCTGGAGCACCGCGTCGAGGTTCTGCTCGACGGTCATGCGGCGGAAGACGGAGGGTTCCTGTGCGAGGTAAGCGAGCCCCATCCGGCTCCTGCGGTACACCGGCATGCGGGTGATGTCGCGGTCGCCGAGGACGATCGCTCCCCCGTCCGGCCGGACCAGCCCCACGATGAGGTAGAAGGTGGTCGTCTTGCCGGCCCCGTTGGGCCCCAGCAAGCCGACGACCTCGCCGGCACCCACCTCCAGGCTGATCCCGTCGACCACGGGCCTTCCGCCGTAGCGCTTGACCAGCCCCCGCGCCTCCAACCGGACCGCGGTGCTCAATCCCCCTCCCCGGCGGCTCGGGCCGCCTGCCGCCGGGCTACCATCTGCCGTAGTCCTTGCTCCAGGGAGATTCTCGCCCGCCAGCCCAACAGCCTTTCGGCCTTGCGGGCGTCGAGCCGGCTGTGGCGGATGTCGCCCGGCCTGGGCGGGGCGAAGGTGAGGGGCGGCGGCCCCTCCTTGCCGGCGGCCGACCAGAGCGCGTCGGCCAGGTCCAGCACCCGGCTGGCGAGGCCCGTGCCGATGTTGAGCGCGCAGTTGCACGCGGTCTCGGCGGTCAACGCCCGCGCCGTGGCCTCGGCCACGTCGTCGACGAAGACGAAGTCGCGGCTTTGCTGGCCGTCGCCGTGTACCACCAGCGGCCGGCCGGCCTCCAGCAGCGCCATCCACCGGGCCACGACGCCCGCCTCGCCGTCCGCGCTCTGGCGAGGCCCGTACACGTTGGCGTACCGCAGCGCCACCCACCCGATGCCCGCCTGTTGGGCCATCACGCGCAGGTAATGCTCCGCGGCGAGCTTCGAGGCGCCATACGGGGAGACGGGCAGCAGGGGGTGCCGCTCGTCGACGGGCAAGCATGCGGGCATGCCGTAGACGGCGGCCGACGAGGCGAGTACCACCCGTCGCACCCCGCCCCGCGCGCAGGCCTGCACGACCGCCACGGTGCCCAGGACGTTGACGCTCAGGTCATGGCCCGGATCGCGCACGCTCGCGGCGACGCTGACCTGAGCGGCGAGGTGCGCCACCGCCTCGGCCCCGAACGTCTCGATGAACCGGCCGGCCTCCGGCGACCGCACATCGGCCGGGATCAATTCGCACGACGCCGGCACGTTGGCCGCCCGGCCGGTCGAAAGGTCGTCTATGACCCCCACCCGCCAGCCGTCGGCCTCGAGCCGCTCGACCACGTGCGAGCCGATGAAGCCGGCCCCTCCGGTTACGATGACCCGCCCGGGGCGCCCCATGTCCCCCGCCAACCCCTCCGCGGCCGGGCGCCGCCGGAAGATACCGCCACGACCCTCAGGCCGTCACGGCCTGGAGCCTGTACAGCCGCGAGTAGAGCCCGGCGCGCGCCATCAACTCGTCGTGCGAGCCGATCTCGACGACGCGGCCCGCCTCCATGACCACGATGCGATCGGCCCGGCTGATGGTGGAGAGGCGGTGCGCCACGATGAACGTCGTGCGCCCCTTCATCAGCCTGGCCAGCGCCTCCTGCACCAGGGCCTCCGACTGGGCATCGAGGGAGCTGGTCGCCTCGTCCAGGATCAAGATGCGGGGATCCCGCAGCATGGCCCGGGCGATGGCCAGCCGCTGCCTTTCGCCCCCGGAAAGCCCTGCCCCCAGGTCGCCGAGGACGGTGTCGTACCCCTCCGGAAGCCGCTCGATGAACGGCGCGGCGTTGGCCAGCGTGGCCGCCTCCTCGATCTGGCGGCGGCTCGCCCCGGGGCGGCCGATGGCGATGTTTTCGGCCACGCTCAGGCGAAACAGCACCGTATCCTGCGGCACCACCGCCACCAACCGGCGCAGCGAGCCCAGCTCGACGCTCCGCAGATCGCGCCCGTCCAGCAGCACGGCGCCCTCGGTCGGGTCGAAAAAGCGCGGCAGCAGGCTCACCAGCGTCGTCTTCCCCGCGCCGCTCGGCCCCACCACCGCGACGACCTCGCCCGGCTCGACCCGCAGGTTCACGCCGTGCAGCGCCTCGATGCCACCGTCTTCGTACCGGAAGCTCACGTTGCGAAACTCGACCGCGCCTCTCACCCGCTCGGGCACCAGCTCCACGGCCCCCGGCCCCTGCACGGCCTCGGGTGCCTGTCGCAGGATCTCGGCCGCCCGGTCGGCCGCCGCCACGCCTTGTTGCATCTGCGTGTAGATGCGCCCGATGCTGGAGACCGGCCCGCTCACCATCCCCAGGTAGGAGAGAAACGCCACCAGCTGCCCCATGGTGATCCGGCCGGTGAGCACCTCCCGGGCGCCCATGTAGACCACCACCGCCATCGCGCCGAGCATCAGGAGTTCGACGACGGGGGAGACGGTGGCCATGACCTGCGTCGACTTCATGGCCGCATGGAAGCCCTGTTCGTTGGAGCGGGCGAAGCGGCGGCGCTGCTGTTCTTCGACGGTGAACGCCTTGACCACCCGGATGGCGCTCAGGCTCTCGTGCAGGATGCCGGCCACGTCGGCGATCCGCTCCTGGACCTCTCGGGTGTAGCGGCGGATGAGCCGGCCGTACAGCTCGACCGCCCCGCCGGCCACCGGCAAGATCAGGAAGGCCAGGGCGGCGAGCTTCCAGTGCACCGAGAAGAGCACCACGGTCGTGCCCACCAGCGTGGCCGCGTTGCGCACCAGCTCCGAGAGCCCCGGGGTCAGGGCATTTTGGATGACGGTCAGGTCCGACGTGATGCGGGAAACCTGGTCACCGACCCGCTGGCGCTGGAGGTACGCGATGGACAGGCCCTGGAGGTGGTCGTGCAGCCGGGCCCGCAGGTCCGCCACGGCCCGCTGGCCCGCATACGAGGTCAGGTAGGTCGATCCGAACTGGGTGAGCGCTCGGGCCAGATAGACCAGCACGGTCCACAGCAACACCCGGTGCAGCTCGGCCAGGTCGCGCTGCACGAGCACGCGGTCGAACAGCCCCTGGCCGATCAGCAGGGGCAGGCTGAGTTCACCGCCGACCGTGACCAGGAGCAGCAGGATGCCGGCCACCAGGGGCAGCGCGTAGTGGCCTACCTGCCGGGCCAGCAGGCGAGAGCCGTTCACGGCCCGACGCCTGCCCCGGCGCCCAGGCGGCCCAGCACGTAGGCGGCCATCCGCACAGCCGCCCCGGGCGGGCCCATCGCCCGGCGAAGTTCCTCGCCCAGGCGGCGGCGCCGGGGGGCGTCCTGGAGCAGCGCGGCCACCTCGGCCGCCACGTTCTCGGGGGTCACGGTCCCGACGAGCTGGGGGGAGAGGACCCGGCCGGCCCGCCGGGAAGGTACCGAAAGCGGCCCGACCCGGCGCGCCCCGCGCCGTACGATGGCAGCCTTGATACCCCGTCCCACCAGAGGGAGCGAGCCCACCAGGCCCGGCACCCCTTCCAGCGGGATGAGATCCGGCCGCTGGAGCGGCAAGATCGTCACGGTCGGAACCCCTAACACCCCCAGCTCCGCCGTCACCGTCCCGGGCACGGTGATGGCCACGTCGCACTCCAGCATGGCCTGCGTACGGCGCATCCCGGTCCAGTCCTCGTCCGTGACCCACTCGACCCGCGCTGCCGCCTGCGGGCCCGCGTCGGCGAGCGCCTCCTCCACCGCCCTGCCGGAGGCATAAGGAGAGCGCACCGCCACTACCCGCAGCTCCCGGCCGGCCAGCCGCTCTCGCACCATCCCGGCCGCACGCAACAGCAGCGGCAGGACCCAGCGTACCTCAAAGTCCCGGCTTCCCGCAAACAAGCCCACCGTGAGAGGGCGCTCGAGGCGAGCAGCGGCGCCCGTTTCGGCCTCTGGCAAACTTCGCCGGCGCTGCTCGATCGCGTCGACCACCAGGTCGCCGGCCACCTCCACCCGCCGGGGGGAGGCGCCCATCCCGACCGCCCGCCGCCGGGCGGACTCGTCGGGGACGAAAAACCGCTCGTAGGCCCAAAACCAGCGAGCACGCCCCTCGGTATACGCCACCGCCGCATAGCCCAGGCGCCTGGCGACGACCGCGGCGTAGAAGAGATCCCCCCCGAGGAACACCACCATGCCCCGGCGGGCAGGCCGGTAGCGATCGGGCAAGCGTCCCCGGAGCACGAACTGCCACATCTCACGGGGTCCCAGGAGCAGGTCCCAGCCGCCCATCCGCTCCAGGGCCTCGCGCTCGCGCCCGGAGGCAAAGTTGCACGGCGGCGTCCAGACGACGACCCGGACGTCCCGGCGCCCACCGCTGTCCCCGCCGAGCTGCTCGCGCAGCGCCCCCAGGACCGGGAAGAGCCACCCCGAGATTTCGCCGGGCCCGTTGGCCGTCAGCACCAGGTCGGCCGGCGCGCTCACGGCCTCGCGGCCTCCAGGATGAGGCGGGCGGCCCGAGAGGCGGCTCCGGGCTGCCCGAGGCGGGCTCGCACCGCGGCCAGCGCCTCCCGTTCCTGTTGAAGCCGTTGCGGCGAGGCGAGCCTCGCCAGGACCGACTGGGCGACCCGGTCCGGCCGCACCGCGTGCTGGAGCAGCTCCTCGACGACCTCGGAGCCGCAGACGACGTTGGGCAGGGAGACGTGCGAGATCCGCACGAGCCGCCGGGCCATCTGGTACGTCGGCTCCGAGACGCGGTAGACCACCACCATGGGCACCTGCCACAGCGCCGCCTGCAGCGTCGCGGTCCCCGATGCCACCACGGCGACGTCGGCCACCGCCAGGGATCGCCAGATGCCGCCTCCGACCAGGCGAATGCCGAGGTCACGCTGCGCTTTGCCCCCGACGTGCTCGAGCAGGGCGGGATCGATGCCGGGCGCCACCGAGGCCACGAACTCGACCTGCGGCCGCCTGGCCCGGATGAGCGCGGCCGCCTCCACCATGACCGGGTACAGGCGCTCGACCTCCTGGATCCGGCTGCCCGGCAGCCACGCCACCACCCCGCCGGCACCGCTCAAACCGAGATCGGCCAACGCCTCGCTCCGTGAGGGCCGGGGAGGCACGTCGTCGAGGATGGGATGGCCCAACCAGTGCACCCCCCGGGCTCCGGCCTGCTCGTACAGCGGCACCTCGAAGTCGAAGGCGCATACCACCCGGTCCGCGAACGAGGCTACCGACCGGGCCCGCCCTGCGCCCCACGCCCAGACGGCCGGGGCGATGTAGTAGACCACCGGCACGCCCAGGTGCCGCAGCGCCGGCCCGAGGCGCAAGTTGAACCCCGGGAAGTCGATGAGCACCGCCACGTTGGGCCGGAGGCGCCGGGCCGCCTCCACCAGGCGCGCCAGCAGACGCCGGAAGAGCGGGATCTGCCGGATCGACTCGGCGAAGCCCACCGTGCCGCGTCCCGTCACGTCGTAGACGAGGTGCACGCCGGAGCGCGCCATCGCCGACCCGCCCATGCCGAAGCAGGAGAGGGGCGACCGGATGCTGCGCAGCGCTCCCACGAGCGCAGCCCCGTAGGCGTCGCCCGACGCCTCGCCGGCCACCACCATGACCCGAGTGCCTGCCGTCAGCGAGCGCCCCCCGCCCGTTGGACGCCGACCACGGCGATGCCGGCCTCGTCCGCGACCTTCAGCGTCCGCTCCCGGTGAAGCAAGAACGCGCACCCCGCCTCGACCGCCAGGCACGACGCGCCGGCGCCGGCCATGGTGCGCACCGTGCGCGGTCCCACGACCGGGGTGTCGAACCGGGGATCCTGGCGCGGCCGGCTGACCTTGGCCACG is from Limnochorda sp. L945t and encodes:
- a CDS encoding DUF3084 domain-containing protein; this translates as MYSVALVASLLAMAGVIAFIGDRVGRRVGRRRLTLFGLRPRHTSVVVTVLTGIIIAGASLGILAAVSGEVRTAIFRIDEIQRMLAQNRSHLRALQQQLDERQAALVEATKARDAAVRQRDAAFEEQRRAEQELAAARAVLAQVQSDLQRSRSELETAQERLEETRKNLSFQTARVRQLEQLGETLAGRVQELQQQVASLEQTEQQLSEAILALWNTAQRLQYGNVVFRRDEILLSAVLTSQGDAKAAEAQLLDFLKRVEAAAQARAGIPPSDGKSSDGTAAASGGIVRLLPKEFDDGVQLLASGRGTWVVRARVDRNTLAGEPVVVHIELVPRSLAFRAGQTVTEGRVDPSEGRIEDQVLELLRQANEVAIRYGSMVTGPDGTVGKLVSADEFVRVVAQLQQLNRPATVRAIAVRDTYNTEGPLVIHLEVLPGGASGS
- a CDS encoding S-layer homology domain-containing protein; this translates as MTRALVNLSPSGGRRGIGARAAAAAAGLAALVSVAAGSAWAAEGGEFVDVPEGHWACEAISRLAAAGVAEGYPDGTFGGSRALTRYEAAVMASRMFDRLRAALQEEVRISSPPIVERVIVEKQPQVVERVEVERPFEVTDEIRAAIEAVVAGRVDAMLTHRERGLASRLEALESHVRGLDATLQETHETLRVSAGTAEQLRMRVAGAEQRLDGMLAAAQEDARSLAVLAGYASDLRSERLAGSGVSAGLRVFLPGRWADGFVGWTAGGRAGEAPETAMAAHLEWRGGPLLDASMALGSRLEMTGSSRIRVAVRHFVAWRRSLVPGVEVLVRAGVGESRPGPSGARPISPLVEIPGPGPFVLAALGWQPGFVPASLAGTVERAWPAAGESDRSAQTRWSLEARVPLGWTGKGSAARLRLDWDGAGGVQARWLLELQVIRWPGEGARAMSGSVS
- a CDS encoding NAD-dependent epimerase/dehydratase family protein codes for the protein MGRPGRVIVTGGAGFIGSHVVERLEADGWRVGVIDDLSTGRAANVPASCELIPADVRSPEAGRFIETFGAEAVAHLAAQVSVAASVRDPGHDLSVNVLGTVAVVQACARGGVRRVVLASSAAVYGMPACLPVDERHPLLPVSPYGASKLAAEHYLRVMAQQAGIGWVALRYANVYGPRQSADGEAGVVARWMALLEAGRPLVVHGDGQQSRDFVFVDDVAEATARALTAETACNCALNIGTGLASRVLDLADALWSAAGKEGPPPLTFAPPRPGDIRHSRLDARKAERLLGWRARISLEQGLRQMVARRQAARAAGEGD
- a CDS encoding S-layer homology domain-containing protein translates to MVRRALTIVLAVVVLAVGAPAAWAAEGGSFVDVPEGHWAYEAISNLAAAGLVEGYPDGTFGGSRTLTRYEAAMIFSRMLGRLENVIKQDVAGEVQGLSAQVAGDVSQRVMARATAEIQQSIMAAREALAQDLDRMVQEKLAAAEPKTVERVVVEKQPQVTERVVVERPFEVTDEVRAAIAAVVADQVQQQLSPERLQGLAADVAKSKEVSDAIDAAIQEKVGPVLGLQGLDVDVAALRGDVDAIRAVLDRRVEELSGSIAELSQRVTNLEQQAVAQGELASVSKEVQALRTANQRLTVALVIVGLLAVAGIVVK
- the lptB gene encoding LPS export ABC transporter ATP-binding protein, which codes for MSTAVRLEARGLVKRYGGRPVVDGISLEVGAGEVVGLLGPNGAGKTTTFYLIVGLVRPDGGAIVLGDRDITRMPVYRRSRMGLAYLAQEPSVFRRMTVEQNLDAVLQLRRMPAGERRQVARRLLEQFGLVSLAKSRAASLSGGERRRAEVARALALEPRFLLLDEPFTGVDPIAVADLQRIIRTLVEQGIGVLITDHNVRETLAITDRAYIIHQGRILASGPSESIARDAAARRYYFGDDFQL
- a CDS encoding RuvC family protein — its product is MLAVDPGRAKCGVAAVREDGVVLHKEIVASGEVEARVGALIEQFAPAAVVLGNRTGAREVRRRLEQLPSVGRLGGVEVVEEAHTSELARRRYFQAHPPRGLWRLVPIGMRTPPEPVDDWTAVILAERFLREKFQE